The following coding sequences lie in one Listeria ivanovii subsp. londoniensis genomic window:
- a CDS encoding YueI family protein: MAENIDDYLEKGMYGAKEINPAEKKKYLGTYRERVLVALTKEEVLSQQLLSELEKAILESPDSKLLLNGLLHYNSMRPYIKLAEKCKHEFSIVSRLEGETEFYLVLACQKAINKEDIHLYKEASQVETEEEPVSLLEKVRKLFD, translated from the coding sequence ATGGCTGAAAATATTGATGACTACTTAGAAAAAGGCATGTATGGAGCAAAAGAAATTAATCCTGCTGAGAAGAAAAAATATTTAGGAACTTATCGCGAACGAGTCTTAGTTGCGCTTACGAAAGAAGAAGTTTTATCGCAACAACTTCTTTCAGAACTAGAAAAAGCGATACTAGAATCTCCTGACTCCAAACTTCTTTTAAACGGATTACTGCATTATAATTCCATGCGTCCTTATATTAAACTTGCTGAAAAATGCAAACATGAATTTTCTATCGTTAGTCGCTTAGAAGGAGAAACAGAATTTTATCTTGTGCTCGCTTGTCAAAAGGCAATTAACAAAGAAGATATTCATTTATATAAAGAAGCATCCCAAGTGGAAACCGAAGAGGAGCCAGTTTCGCTCCTTGAAAAAGTGCGGAAGTTATTCGATTAA
- the zwf gene encoding glucose-6-phosphate dehydrogenase, whose product MTDELEQKALITIFGGTGDLANRKLYPSLYHLFSKGSLGDNFAVIGTARREWSNDFFRDKVKESIKDIAGSEKNADAFASHFYYQSHDVTNKESYVKLKDLSDELDAKYELDGNRLFYLAMAPNFFGTIASRIKSEGFVNTKGFHRLIIEKPFGHDLTSAEELNNSLRQAFNEDEIYRIDHYLGKEMIQNISVIRFANSIIESLWNNRYIDNIQVSLTEVLGVEDRGRYYDESGALRDMVQNHILQIVSLLAMEPPINLTTREIRHEKVRALRSLRVFEGKEVHQNFIRGQYGPGEVKGKELKGYRQEDNVDPHSNTETFVAAKLEIDNFRWAGVPFYIRTGKRLAKKTTQIAIQFKDVPLNLFGQQQSLGGNVLVIHIQPDEGITLHLNVKEPGQGMVTMPVNLNYIHSSPDGMNTPEAYEKLILDCLRGDATYFSHWDEVSLSWNFIDHVADVWTNTKDHFPNYKSGSFGPKEADDLIQHDGFQWFPID is encoded by the coding sequence ATGACAGATGAGTTAGAACAAAAAGCATTGATTACTATTTTTGGCGGTACGGGAGATTTGGCAAATCGCAAACTTTACCCTTCGCTATATCATCTATTCAGTAAGGGCTCTCTTGGCGACAATTTTGCTGTCATTGGAACAGCTCGTCGTGAATGGAGTAACGATTTCTTCCGTGATAAAGTGAAAGAATCCATTAAAGATATCGCTGGTTCTGAAAAAAACGCGGATGCATTTGCTTCTCATTTCTATTATCAATCTCATGATGTAACGAATAAAGAATCGTATGTAAAACTCAAAGATTTATCTGATGAATTAGATGCAAAATATGAATTAGATGGCAATCGTTTATTCTACCTAGCCATGGCACCCAATTTCTTCGGAACAATTGCAAGCCGCATTAAATCTGAAGGCTTTGTTAATACAAAAGGTTTCCACCGGTTAATTATTGAAAAACCATTTGGTCATGATTTAACAAGCGCGGAAGAATTAAATAATTCTCTTCGTCAAGCTTTTAATGAAGATGAAATTTATCGAATTGACCATTATTTAGGAAAAGAAATGATTCAGAATATCTCCGTGATTCGATTTGCAAATTCTATCATTGAGTCACTTTGGAATAATCGTTATATTGATAACATCCAAGTTAGTTTAACAGAAGTGCTTGGTGTAGAAGATCGTGGTCGCTACTATGATGAAAGTGGAGCGCTAAGAGATATGGTTCAAAATCATATTCTGCAAATCGTTTCCTTGTTAGCAATGGAGCCACCAATTAATTTAACTACACGTGAAATTCGCCATGAAAAAGTTCGCGCGCTTCGTTCTTTACGTGTTTTCGAAGGGAAAGAAGTGCATCAAAACTTTATACGCGGTCAATATGGTCCTGGCGAAGTAAAAGGTAAAGAACTAAAAGGCTATCGTCAAGAAGACAATGTCGATCCGCATTCGAACACCGAAACTTTTGTTGCAGCAAAGTTAGAAATTGATAACTTCCGCTGGGCTGGTGTTCCGTTTTACATTCGTACAGGTAAACGTCTAGCGAAAAAAACAACTCAAATCGCCATTCAATTCAAAGATGTACCACTTAATTTATTTGGACAACAACAATCACTCGGTGGAAATGTGCTTGTTATCCATATTCAACCTGACGAAGGTATTACGCTTCATTTAAACGTAAAAGAACCTGGTCAAGGAATGGTTACAATGCCAGTTAACTTAAACTATATTCATTCTTCTCCTGATGGAATGAACACTCCAGAAGCATATGAAAAATTAATTTTAGATTGCCTTCGTGGTGATGCGACATACTTCTCTCATTGGGATGAGGTTTCGCTATCATGGAACTTTATCGACCACGTAGCAGATGTTTGGACAAATACCAAAGACCACTTCCCGAACTATAAATCTGGTTCATTCGGACCAAAAGAAGCAGATGACTTGATTCAGCATGATGGATTCCAGTGGTTCCCAATCGATTAA